In Peromyscus leucopus breed LL Stock chromosome 16_21, UCI_PerLeu_2.1, whole genome shotgun sequence, a single genomic region encodes these proteins:
- the Mrpl14 gene encoding 39S ribosomal protein L14, mitochondrial isoform X1 — MLAPRALQSRLDTAYPGLPSWDPMAVLTGLWGPLAHASRAFGQRCFSTSGSLGAIQKMTRVRVVDNSALGNTPYHRPPRCIHVYNKSGVGKVGDQILLAIRGQKKRALIVGHRMPGSRMTPRFDSNNVVLIEDNGNPVGTRIKTPIPSSLRKREGEYSKVLAIAQNFV, encoded by the exons GTTTGCCATCTTGGGATCCCATGGCTGTCCTTACTGGGCTCTGGGGCCCCCTTGCCCATGCCAGCAGAGCATTCGGCCAGCGCTGCTTCAG CACCTCTGGGAGCCTCGGGGCAATCCAGAAGATGACTCGGGTGCGCGTGGTGGACAACAGTGCCCTGGGGAACACCCCCTACCATCGGCCTCCTCGATGCATCCACGTCTACAACAAGAGTGGGGTGGGCAAGGTAGGCGATCAGATCCTGCTGGCCATCAGGGGGCAGAAGAAAAGAGCACTCATTGTGGGCCATCGCATGCCTGGCTCCCGGATGACTCCAAGGTTTGACTCCAACAACGTGGTCCTCATCGAGGACAATGGGAACCCTGTGGGGACTCGGATTAAAACACCCATCCCATCCAGCCTTCGCAAGAGGGAAGGCGAGTATTCCAAGGTGTTGGCCATAGCTCAGAACTTTGTGTGA
- the Mrpl14 gene encoding 39S ribosomal protein L14, mitochondrial isoform X2 gives MAVLTGLWGPLAHASRAFGQRCFSTSGSLGAIQKMTRVRVVDNSALGNTPYHRPPRCIHVYNKSGVGKVGDQILLAIRGQKKRALIVGHRMPGSRMTPRFDSNNVVLIEDNGNPVGTRIKTPIPSSLRKREGEYSKVLAIAQNFV, from the exons ATGGCTGTCCTTACTGGGCTCTGGGGCCCCCTTGCCCATGCCAGCAGAGCATTCGGCCAGCGCTGCTTCAG CACCTCTGGGAGCCTCGGGGCAATCCAGAAGATGACTCGGGTGCGCGTGGTGGACAACAGTGCCCTGGGGAACACCCCCTACCATCGGCCTCCTCGATGCATCCACGTCTACAACAAGAGTGGGGTGGGCAAGGTAGGCGATCAGATCCTGCTGGCCATCAGGGGGCAGAAGAAAAGAGCACTCATTGTGGGCCATCGCATGCCTGGCTCCCGGATGACTCCAAGGTTTGACTCCAACAACGTGGTCCTCATCGAGGACAATGGGAACCCTGTGGGGACTCGGATTAAAACACCCATCCCATCCAGCCTTCGCAAGAGGGAAGGCGAGTATTCCAAGGTGTTGGCCATAGCTCAGAACTTTGTGTGA
- the Mrpl14 gene encoding 39S ribosomal protein L14, mitochondrial isoform X3, whose translation MSIIEQRAICTSGSLGAIQKMTRVRVVDNSALGNTPYHRPPRCIHVYNKSGVGKVGDQILLAIRGQKKRALIVGHRMPGSRMTPRFDSNNVVLIEDNGNPVGTRIKTPIPSSLRKREGEYSKVLAIAQNFV comes from the exons ATGAGTATCATAGAGCAGCGAGCCATTTG CACCTCTGGGAGCCTCGGGGCAATCCAGAAGATGACTCGGGTGCGCGTGGTGGACAACAGTGCCCTGGGGAACACCCCCTACCATCGGCCTCCTCGATGCATCCACGTCTACAACAAGAGTGGGGTGGGCAAGGTAGGCGATCAGATCCTGCTGGCCATCAGGGGGCAGAAGAAAAGAGCACTCATTGTGGGCCATCGCATGCCTGGCTCCCGGATGACTCCAAGGTTTGACTCCAACAACGTGGTCCTCATCGAGGACAATGGGAACCCTGTGGGGACTCGGATTAAAACACCCATCCCATCCAGCCTTCGCAAGAGGGAAGGCGAGTATTCCAAGGTGTTGGCCATAGCTCAGAACTTTGTGTGA